In Chrysoperla carnea chromosome 2, inChrCarn1.1, whole genome shotgun sequence, the following proteins share a genomic window:
- the LOC123292425 gene encoding homeobox protein prospero-like isoform X2, whose amino-acid sequence MMSSEEETGDCFGLYGDKLLSKKAKRTRQRVDAGEPRNSYSSIPNFSSRPSFLSGGLYGAIFSSTQQQHFGLFAPGFAPAKMLNELLGRQVKQATDANNCSPDNMMTMDQASADVPIKFECNTPVIRRGLDDSAPDSTELAAHHMLRDILQGRKHELMALEHELRNNNSTENNNTLPNNNNNNNTNNNNNNNNNNNNNNNNNNNNNNNEIIKSEEAEAAVAMQECLAEAGVGSQQQAELMEEALTGMESKSLPSPKTDQEPASPARPEDAKRARVENIVSGMRASPVPQQITHTPVVNGCKKRKLYQPQQHDAGLGISSLSIIDDDDDDEPEPLRQKRVEKDALKSQLRTMQEQLAEMQQKYVQLCTRMEQESESQEVEEVTSDIEQDVADQKPFRSPTVSPQPPTIVREQQPCNVVVTPTGPPPTGPPQMLSQVSKMMQSAVKMHPSVVGPPPQHMMHAAGPFNGISSLMHSENGPGPHPGLSNAAAMYLGVSHKFFLEQEARLAKEAAERQHHIQQQQEQQAQQAQQAQQQAVAAAAAAAAAAAVAAQQSQTPQLPTQSQTSQINQQQQQQQQQQQQQQQQQQTQQQTTPTHQSQPLQQPSTPQQQQQQSLPQQQPKELSERLQMLRQPTITGSELEGLADVLKTEITASLTNLIDTIVSRFVHQRRFLGNKLNEAAAAEQLNKDLLLASQLLDRKSPRIKVSSSSNPIQSSSQPPPQPPSQGPSSSQPSPQGLPPMSISSPMPPRMNGASFPQQMSSMKLQHMAAQVSGNAGNGPMSEHVRFQAPKPPPGMNSVAAAALYGLGPQHNPFCMPPDGRENPEQNEALSLVVAPKKKRHKVTDTRITPRTVSRILAQDGLGLGSPSGVSVEGSRGPNECSSPRPYHPPPPMLPVSLPTSVAIPNPGLHESQVFSPYSPFFTGPGGHHHGHHHIVPGPAGSSPPRLGKLERDSPPLPHPPTLLHPALLAAAQHGASPDYSGHMRSSSGGLNMTDSVDPNSDCNSADISYDGIQPTISFSMQYKNKLHDYSDYKTRYFLCDDSSISSTLTPMHLRKAKLMFFWVRYPSSAVLKMYFPDIKFNKNNTAQLVKWFSNFREFYYIQMEKYARQAVSEGVKNAEDLHVGADSEIYRVLNLHYNRNNHIEVPSNFRFVVEQTLREFFKAIQGGKDSEQSWKKSIYKIISRLDDPVPEYFKSPNFLEQLE is encoded by the exons ATGATGTCATCAGAGGAGGAGACTGGTGATTGTTTCGGCCTGTATGGTGATAAACTACTAAGCAAGAAAGCAAAACGTACCAGACAACGCGTGGACGCCGGTGAACCACGTAACAGTTATAGTTCGATACCAAATTTCAGTTCGCGTCCGTCATTCTTATCGGGAGGTTTATACGGTGCAATTTTTTCATCAACACAACAACAGCATTTCGGTTTATTCGCGCCGGGTTTTGCACCGGCTAAAATGCTCAACGAGCTATTAGGCCGACAAGTGAAGCAAGCTACTGATGCAAATAATTGTAGTCCGGACAATATGATGACAATGGACCAAGCCTCGGCCGATGTGCCGATTAAATTTGAGTGTAATACACCAGTGATACGACGTGGTTTAGATGATAGTGCACCAGATAGTACGGAATTAGCTGCTCATCATATGTTACGTGATATTTTACAAGGACGAAAACATGAGTTGATGGCACTCGAACACGAATTacgtaataataatagtactgaaaataataatacattaccaaataataataataataataatacaaataacaataacaataataacaataataataataataataacaataataataataacaataataacaacgAGATAATAAAAAGTGAAGAAGCTGAAGCAGCGGTAGCAATGCAAGAGTGTTTAGCTGAAGCGGGTGTTGGTAGTCAACAACAAGCGGAACTAATGGAAGAAGCGTTAACAGGTATGGAAAGTAAATCATTGCCATCACCTAAGACAGATCAAGAACCAGCATCACCAGCACGACCTGAAGATGCAAAACGTGCGCGTGTAGAAAATATTGTATCAGGAATGCGTGCATCACCCGTACCCCAGCAAATAACACACACACCTGTAGTGAATggttgtaaaaaaagaaaattatatcaacCCCAACAGCATGATGCTGGTTTAGGAATTTCATCATTATCAATCATTGACGATGATGATGACGACGAACCAGAACCATTAAGACAGAAACGTGTTGAAAAAGATGCATTGAAATCACAATTACGAACAATGCAAGAACAATTAGCTGAAATGCAACAAAAATATGTGCAATTGTGTACTAGAATGGAACAAGAAAGTGAAAGTCAAGAAGTGGAAGAAGTGACTAGTGATATTGAACAGGATGTGGCCGATCAAAAACCATTTAGAAGTCCGACAGTATCACCACAGCCGCCTACGATAGTACGTGAACAACAACCGTGTAATGTTGTTGTGACACCTACGGGACCACCTCCAACGGGTCCACCACAAATGTTATCTCAAGTTAGTAAAATGATGCAATCAGCAGTGAAAATGCATCCAAGTGTTGTAGGACCACCACCACAACATATGATGCATGCTGCGGGACCATTTAATGGAATATCCAGTTTGATGCATAGTGAAAATGGGCCAGGTCCACATCCTGGTTTAAGTAATGCTGCTGCAATGTATTTAGGTGtaagtcataaattttttcttgaacaaGAAGCGAGGCTAGCTAAAGAAGCAGCCGAACGACAACATcatatacaacaacaacaagaacaGCAAGCACAGCAAGCGCAACAGGCACAACAACAAGCTGTTGCGGCAGCGGCTGCAGCTGCAGCAGCCGCAGCGGTTGCAGCACAACAATCGCAAACACCTCAATTACCTACACAATCACAAACAAGCCAAATTAATCAACAACAGCAACagcaacaacagcaacaacaacagcaacaacaacagcagCAAACACAGCAACAAACGACACCTACTCATCAATCGCAGCCACTGCAACAACCATCGACACcgcaacaacaacagcaacaatcACTACCGCAACAGCAACCAAAAGAATTATCCGAACGATTACAAATGTTACGACAACCAACGATTACGGGATCTGAATTGGAAGGTTTAGCGGATGTATTAAAAACAGAAATCACAGCatcattaacaaatttaattgataCAATAGTGAGTAGGTTTGTGCATCAACGACGTTTTCTTGGAAACAAACTAAATGAAGCAGCAGCTGCAGAACAATTAAATAAGGATTTATTGTTGGCGTCTCAATTACTGGATAGAAAATCACCACGTATAAAGGTATCGTCTTCATCAAATCCAATACAATCTTCATCACAACCTCCACCCCAACCGCCATCACAAGGTCCTTCATCATCACAACCGAGTCCTCAGGGTTTACCACCAATGAGTATATCAAGTCCTATGCCCCCACGAATGAATGGTGCTTCATTTCCTCAACAAATGTCTTCAATGAAATTACAGCATATGGCAGCACAAGTTTCGGGAAACGCGGGAAATGGGCCAATGTCCGAGCATGTCCGATTTCAAGCGCCAAAACCACCACCAGGAATGAATTCAGTGGCAGCAGCAGCACTGTATGGATTGGGTCCCCAACACAATCCATTTTGCATGCCGCCAGATGGAAGAGAAAATCCTGAACAAAATGAGGCGCTCAGTTTAGTCGTTGCACCAAAGAAGAAGAGACATAAAGTTACAGATACAAGAATAACACCCAGAACAGTTAGTAGGATATTGGCCCAGGATGGTTTAGGTTTAGGATCACCATCAGGTGTATCAGTAGAAGGTTCAAGGGGACCCAATGAATGTTCATCACCACGACCATATCACCCACCGCCACCAATGTTGCCAGTTTCACTGCCAACATCAGTAGCGATACCAAATCCAGGTTTACATGAATCACAAGTATTTTCACCGTACAGTCCTTTTTTCACGGGACCTGGGGGGCACCACCATGGGCACCATCACATCGTGCCCGGACCAGCAGGATCATCACCACCACGGCTGGGCAAACTCGAGAGGGACTCCCCACCATTACCACATCCACCAACGCTTCTACATCCAGCACTTTTGGCTGCGGCACAACACGGAGCTTCACCTGATTATAGTGGCCACATGAGGTCTTCGTCAGGCGGTCTAAATATGACAGATTCAGTAGATCCAAATAGTGATTGTAATTCAGCGGACATCAGCTACGATGGAATTCAGCCTACAATATCCTTTTCAAtgcaatataaaaacaaattacatgaTTACAGTGACTAcaaaacaagatattttttgtGCGATGATTCTTCTATA TCGTCAACTCTAACTCCAATGCACCTTCGAAAAGCCAAATTGATGTTCTTCTGGGTGCGATATCCAAGTTCAGCAGTACTCAAGATGTATTTTCCAGATATCAAATTCAACAAGAATAATACAGCCCAACTAGTCAAGTGGTTCTCAAACTTTCG
- the LOC123292425 gene encoding homeobox protein prospero-like isoform X1 has translation MMSSEEETGDCFGLYGDKLLSKKAKRTRQRVDAGEPRNSYSSIPNFSSRPSFLSGGLYGAIFSSTQQQHFGLFAPGFAPAKMLNELLGRQVKQATDANNCSPDNMMTMDQASADVPIKFECNTPVIRRGLDDSAPDSTELAAHHMLRDILQGRKHELMALEHELRNNNSTENNNTLPNNNNNNNTNNNNNNNNNNNNNNNNNNNNNNNEIIKSEEAEAAVAMQECLAEAGVGSQQQAELMEEALTGMESKSLPSPKTDQEPASPARPEDAKRARVENIVSGMRASPVPQQITHTPVVNGCKKRKLYQPQQHDAGLGISSLSIIDDDDDDEPEPLRQKRVEKDALKSQLRTMQEQLAEMQQKYVQLCTRMEQESESQEVEEVTSDIEQDVADQKPFRSPTVSPQPPTIVREQQPCNVVVTPTGPPPTGPPQMLSQVSKMMQSAVKMHPSVVGPPPQHMMHAAGPFNGISSLMHSENGPGPHPGLSNAAAMYLGVSHKFFLEQEARLAKEAAERQHHIQQQQEQQAQQAQQAQQQAVAAAAAAAAAAAVAAQQSQTPQLPTQSQTSQINQQQQQQQQQQQQQQQQQQTQQQTTPTHQSQPLQQPSTPQQQQQQSLPQQQPKELSERLQMLRQPTITGSELEGLADVLKTEITASLTNLIDTIVSRFVHQRRFLGNKLNEAAAAEQLNKDLLLASQLLDRKSPRIKVSSSSNPIQSSSQPPPQPPSQGPSSSQPSPQGLPPMSISSPMPPRMNGASFPQQMSSMKLQHMAAQVSGNAGNGPMSEHVRFQAPKPPPGMNSVAAAALYGLGPQHNPFCMPPDGRENPEQNEALSLVVAPKKKRHKVTDTRITPRTVSRILAQDGLGLGSPSGVSVEGSRGPNECSSPRPYHPPPPMLPVSLPTSVAIPNPGLHESQVFSPYSPFFTGPGGHHHGHHHIVPGPAGSSPPRLGKLERDSPPLPHPPTLLHPALLAAAQHGASPDYSGHMRSSSGGLNMTDSVDPNSDCNSADISYDGIQPTISFSMQYKNKLHDYSDYKTRYFLCDDSSISSTLTPMHLRKAKLMFFWVRYPSSAVLKMYFPDIKFNKNNTAQLVKWFSNFREFYYIQMEKYARQAVSEGVKNAEDLHVGADSEIYRVLNLHYNRNNHIEVWGPQVPSNFRFVVEQTLREFFKAIQGGKDSEQSWKKSIYKIISRLDDPVPEYFKSPNFLEQLE, from the exons ATGATGTCATCAGAGGAGGAGACTGGTGATTGTTTCGGCCTGTATGGTGATAAACTACTAAGCAAGAAAGCAAAACGTACCAGACAACGCGTGGACGCCGGTGAACCACGTAACAGTTATAGTTCGATACCAAATTTCAGTTCGCGTCCGTCATTCTTATCGGGAGGTTTATACGGTGCAATTTTTTCATCAACACAACAACAGCATTTCGGTTTATTCGCGCCGGGTTTTGCACCGGCTAAAATGCTCAACGAGCTATTAGGCCGACAAGTGAAGCAAGCTACTGATGCAAATAATTGTAGTCCGGACAATATGATGACAATGGACCAAGCCTCGGCCGATGTGCCGATTAAATTTGAGTGTAATACACCAGTGATACGACGTGGTTTAGATGATAGTGCACCAGATAGTACGGAATTAGCTGCTCATCATATGTTACGTGATATTTTACAAGGACGAAAACATGAGTTGATGGCACTCGAACACGAATTacgtaataataatagtactgaaaataataatacattaccaaataataataataataataatacaaataacaataacaataataacaataataataataataataacaataataataataacaataataacaacgAGATAATAAAAAGTGAAGAAGCTGAAGCAGCGGTAGCAATGCAAGAGTGTTTAGCTGAAGCGGGTGTTGGTAGTCAACAACAAGCGGAACTAATGGAAGAAGCGTTAACAGGTATGGAAAGTAAATCATTGCCATCACCTAAGACAGATCAAGAACCAGCATCACCAGCACGACCTGAAGATGCAAAACGTGCGCGTGTAGAAAATATTGTATCAGGAATGCGTGCATCACCCGTACCCCAGCAAATAACACACACACCTGTAGTGAATggttgtaaaaaaagaaaattatatcaacCCCAACAGCATGATGCTGGTTTAGGAATTTCATCATTATCAATCATTGACGATGATGATGACGACGAACCAGAACCATTAAGACAGAAACGTGTTGAAAAAGATGCATTGAAATCACAATTACGAACAATGCAAGAACAATTAGCTGAAATGCAACAAAAATATGTGCAATTGTGTACTAGAATGGAACAAGAAAGTGAAAGTCAAGAAGTGGAAGAAGTGACTAGTGATATTGAACAGGATGTGGCCGATCAAAAACCATTTAGAAGTCCGACAGTATCACCACAGCCGCCTACGATAGTACGTGAACAACAACCGTGTAATGTTGTTGTGACACCTACGGGACCACCTCCAACGGGTCCACCACAAATGTTATCTCAAGTTAGTAAAATGATGCAATCAGCAGTGAAAATGCATCCAAGTGTTGTAGGACCACCACCACAACATATGATGCATGCTGCGGGACCATTTAATGGAATATCCAGTTTGATGCATAGTGAAAATGGGCCAGGTCCACATCCTGGTTTAAGTAATGCTGCTGCAATGTATTTAGGTGtaagtcataaattttttcttgaacaaGAAGCGAGGCTAGCTAAAGAAGCAGCCGAACGACAACATcatatacaacaacaacaagaacaGCAAGCACAGCAAGCGCAACAGGCACAACAACAAGCTGTTGCGGCAGCGGCTGCAGCTGCAGCAGCCGCAGCGGTTGCAGCACAACAATCGCAAACACCTCAATTACCTACACAATCACAAACAAGCCAAATTAATCAACAACAGCAACagcaacaacagcaacaacaacagcaacaacaacagcagCAAACACAGCAACAAACGACACCTACTCATCAATCGCAGCCACTGCAACAACCATCGACACcgcaacaacaacagcaacaatcACTACCGCAACAGCAACCAAAAGAATTATCCGAACGATTACAAATGTTACGACAACCAACGATTACGGGATCTGAATTGGAAGGTTTAGCGGATGTATTAAAAACAGAAATCACAGCatcattaacaaatttaattgataCAATAGTGAGTAGGTTTGTGCATCAACGACGTTTTCTTGGAAACAAACTAAATGAAGCAGCAGCTGCAGAACAATTAAATAAGGATTTATTGTTGGCGTCTCAATTACTGGATAGAAAATCACCACGTATAAAGGTATCGTCTTCATCAAATCCAATACAATCTTCATCACAACCTCCACCCCAACCGCCATCACAAGGTCCTTCATCATCACAACCGAGTCCTCAGGGTTTACCACCAATGAGTATATCAAGTCCTATGCCCCCACGAATGAATGGTGCTTCATTTCCTCAACAAATGTCTTCAATGAAATTACAGCATATGGCAGCACAAGTTTCGGGAAACGCGGGAAATGGGCCAATGTCCGAGCATGTCCGATTTCAAGCGCCAAAACCACCACCAGGAATGAATTCAGTGGCAGCAGCAGCACTGTATGGATTGGGTCCCCAACACAATCCATTTTGCATGCCGCCAGATGGAAGAGAAAATCCTGAACAAAATGAGGCGCTCAGTTTAGTCGTTGCACCAAAGAAGAAGAGACATAAAGTTACAGATACAAGAATAACACCCAGAACAGTTAGTAGGATATTGGCCCAGGATGGTTTAGGTTTAGGATCACCATCAGGTGTATCAGTAGAAGGTTCAAGGGGACCCAATGAATGTTCATCACCACGACCATATCACCCACCGCCACCAATGTTGCCAGTTTCACTGCCAACATCAGTAGCGATACCAAATCCAGGTTTACATGAATCACAAGTATTTTCACCGTACAGTCCTTTTTTCACGGGACCTGGGGGGCACCACCATGGGCACCATCACATCGTGCCCGGACCAGCAGGATCATCACCACCACGGCTGGGCAAACTCGAGAGGGACTCCCCACCATTACCACATCCACCAACGCTTCTACATCCAGCACTTTTGGCTGCGGCACAACACGGAGCTTCACCTGATTATAGTGGCCACATGAGGTCTTCGTCAGGCGGTCTAAATATGACAGATTCAGTAGATCCAAATAGTGATTGTAATTCAGCGGACATCAGCTACGATGGAATTCAGCCTACAATATCCTTTTCAAtgcaatataaaaacaaattacatgaTTACAGTGACTAcaaaacaagatattttttgtGCGATGATTCTTCTATA TCGTCAACTCTAACTCCAATGCACCTTCGAAAAGCCAAATTGATGTTCTTCTGGGTGCGATATCCAAGTTCAGCAGTACTCAAGATGTATTTTCCAGATATCAAATTCAACAAGAATAATACAGCCCAACTAGTCAAGTGGTTCTCAAACTTTCG
- the LOC123292425 gene encoding homeobox protein prospero-like isoform X3: MMSSEEETGDCFGLYGDKLLSKKAKRTRQRVDAGEPRNSYSSIPNFSSRPSFLSGGLYGAIFSSTQQQHFGLFAPGFAPAKMLNELLGRQVKQATDANNCSPDNMMTMDQASADVPIKFECNTPVIRRGLDDSAPDSTELAAHHMLRDILQGRKHELMALEHELRNNNSTENNNTLPNNNNNNNTNNNNNNNNNNNNNNNNNNNNNNNEIIKSEEAEAAVAMQECLAEAGVGSQQQAELMEEALTGMESKSLPSPKTDQEPASPARPEDAKRARVENIVSGMRASPVPQQITHTPVVNGCKKRKLYQPQQHDAGLGISSLSIIDDDDDDEPEPLRQKRVEKDALKSQLRTMQEQLAEMQQKYVQLCTRMEQESESQEVEEVTSDIEQDVADQKPFRSPTVSPQPPTIVREQQPCNVVVTPTGPPPTGPPQMLSQVSKMMQSAVKMHPSVVGPPPQHMMHAAGPFNGISSLMHSENGPGPHPGLSNAAAMYLGVSHKFFLEQEARLAKEAAERQHHIQQQQEQQAQQAQQAQQQAVAAAAAAAAAAAVAAQQSQTPQLPTQSQTSQINQQQQQQQQQQQQQQQQQQTQQQTTPTHQSQPLQQPSTPQQQQQQSLPQQQPKELSERLQMLRQPTITGSELEGLADVLKTEITASLTNLIDTIVSRFVHQRRFLGNKLNEAAAAEQLNKDLLLASQLLDRKSPRIKVSSSSNPIQSSSQPPPQPPSQGPSSSQPSPQGLPPMSISSPMPPRMNGASFPQQMSSMKLQHMAAQVSGNAGNGPMSEHVRFQAPKPPPGMNSVAAAALYGLGPQHNPFCMPPDGRENPEQNEALSLVVAPKKKRHKVTDTRITPRTVSRILAQDGLGLGSPSGVSVEGSRGPNECSSPRPYHPPPPMLPVSLPTSVAIPNPGLHESQVFSPYSPFFTGPGGHHHGHHHIVPGPAGSSPPRLGKLERDSPPLPHPPTLLHPALLAAAQHGASPDYSGHMRSSSGGLNMTDSVDPNSDCNSADISYDGIQPTSSTLTPMHLRKAKLMFFWVRYPSSAVLKMYFPDIKFNKNNTAQLVKWFSNFREFYYIQMEKYARQAVSEGVKNAEDLHVGADSEIYRVLNLHYNRNNHIEVWGPQVPSNFRFVVEQTLREFFKAIQGGKDSEQSWKKSIYKIISRLDDPVPEYFKSPNFLEQLE, translated from the exons ATGATGTCATCAGAGGAGGAGACTGGTGATTGTTTCGGCCTGTATGGTGATAAACTACTAAGCAAGAAAGCAAAACGTACCAGACAACGCGTGGACGCCGGTGAACCACGTAACAGTTATAGTTCGATACCAAATTTCAGTTCGCGTCCGTCATTCTTATCGGGAGGTTTATACGGTGCAATTTTTTCATCAACACAACAACAGCATTTCGGTTTATTCGCGCCGGGTTTTGCACCGGCTAAAATGCTCAACGAGCTATTAGGCCGACAAGTGAAGCAAGCTACTGATGCAAATAATTGTAGTCCGGACAATATGATGACAATGGACCAAGCCTCGGCCGATGTGCCGATTAAATTTGAGTGTAATACACCAGTGATACGACGTGGTTTAGATGATAGTGCACCAGATAGTACGGAATTAGCTGCTCATCATATGTTACGTGATATTTTACAAGGACGAAAACATGAGTTGATGGCACTCGAACACGAATTacgtaataataatagtactgaaaataataatacattaccaaataataataataataataatacaaataacaataacaataataacaataataataataataataacaataataataataacaataataacaacgAGATAATAAAAAGTGAAGAAGCTGAAGCAGCGGTAGCAATGCAAGAGTGTTTAGCTGAAGCGGGTGTTGGTAGTCAACAACAAGCGGAACTAATGGAAGAAGCGTTAACAGGTATGGAAAGTAAATCATTGCCATCACCTAAGACAGATCAAGAACCAGCATCACCAGCACGACCTGAAGATGCAAAACGTGCGCGTGTAGAAAATATTGTATCAGGAATGCGTGCATCACCCGTACCCCAGCAAATAACACACACACCTGTAGTGAATggttgtaaaaaaagaaaattatatcaacCCCAACAGCATGATGCTGGTTTAGGAATTTCATCATTATCAATCATTGACGATGATGATGACGACGAACCAGAACCATTAAGACAGAAACGTGTTGAAAAAGATGCATTGAAATCACAATTACGAACAATGCAAGAACAATTAGCTGAAATGCAACAAAAATATGTGCAATTGTGTACTAGAATGGAACAAGAAAGTGAAAGTCAAGAAGTGGAAGAAGTGACTAGTGATATTGAACAGGATGTGGCCGATCAAAAACCATTTAGAAGTCCGACAGTATCACCACAGCCGCCTACGATAGTACGTGAACAACAACCGTGTAATGTTGTTGTGACACCTACGGGACCACCTCCAACGGGTCCACCACAAATGTTATCTCAAGTTAGTAAAATGATGCAATCAGCAGTGAAAATGCATCCAAGTGTTGTAGGACCACCACCACAACATATGATGCATGCTGCGGGACCATTTAATGGAATATCCAGTTTGATGCATAGTGAAAATGGGCCAGGTCCACATCCTGGTTTAAGTAATGCTGCTGCAATGTATTTAGGTGtaagtcataaattttttcttgaacaaGAAGCGAGGCTAGCTAAAGAAGCAGCCGAACGACAACATcatatacaacaacaacaagaacaGCAAGCACAGCAAGCGCAACAGGCACAACAACAAGCTGTTGCGGCAGCGGCTGCAGCTGCAGCAGCCGCAGCGGTTGCAGCACAACAATCGCAAACACCTCAATTACCTACACAATCACAAACAAGCCAAATTAATCAACAACAGCAACagcaacaacagcaacaacaacagcaacaacaacagcagCAAACACAGCAACAAACGACACCTACTCATCAATCGCAGCCACTGCAACAACCATCGACACcgcaacaacaacagcaacaatcACTACCGCAACAGCAACCAAAAGAATTATCCGAACGATTACAAATGTTACGACAACCAACGATTACGGGATCTGAATTGGAAGGTTTAGCGGATGTATTAAAAACAGAAATCACAGCatcattaacaaatttaattgataCAATAGTGAGTAGGTTTGTGCATCAACGACGTTTTCTTGGAAACAAACTAAATGAAGCAGCAGCTGCAGAACAATTAAATAAGGATTTATTGTTGGCGTCTCAATTACTGGATAGAAAATCACCACGTATAAAGGTATCGTCTTCATCAAATCCAATACAATCTTCATCACAACCTCCACCCCAACCGCCATCACAAGGTCCTTCATCATCACAACCGAGTCCTCAGGGTTTACCACCAATGAGTATATCAAGTCCTATGCCCCCACGAATGAATGGTGCTTCATTTCCTCAACAAATGTCTTCAATGAAATTACAGCATATGGCAGCACAAGTTTCGGGAAACGCGGGAAATGGGCCAATGTCCGAGCATGTCCGATTTCAAGCGCCAAAACCACCACCAGGAATGAATTCAGTGGCAGCAGCAGCACTGTATGGATTGGGTCCCCAACACAATCCATTTTGCATGCCGCCAGATGGAAGAGAAAATCCTGAACAAAATGAGGCGCTCAGTTTAGTCGTTGCACCAAAGAAGAAGAGACATAAAGTTACAGATACAAGAATAACACCCAGAACAGTTAGTAGGATATTGGCCCAGGATGGTTTAGGTTTAGGATCACCATCAGGTGTATCAGTAGAAGGTTCAAGGGGACCCAATGAATGTTCATCACCACGACCATATCACCCACCGCCACCAATGTTGCCAGTTTCACTGCCAACATCAGTAGCGATACCAAATCCAGGTTTACATGAATCACAAGTATTTTCACCGTACAGTCCTTTTTTCACGGGACCTGGGGGGCACCACCATGGGCACCATCACATCGTGCCCGGACCAGCAGGATCATCACCACCACGGCTGGGCAAACTCGAGAGGGACTCCCCACCATTACCACATCCACCAACGCTTCTACATCCAGCACTTTTGGCTGCGGCACAACACGGAGCTTCACCTGATTATAGTGGCCACATGAGGTCTTCGTCAGGCGGTCTAAATATGACAGATTCAGTAGATCCAAATAGTGATTGTAATTCAGCGGACATCAGCTACGATGGAATTCAGCCTACA TCGTCAACTCTAACTCCAATGCACCTTCGAAAAGCCAAATTGATGTTCTTCTGGGTGCGATATCCAAGTTCAGCAGTACTCAAGATGTATTTTCCAGATATCAAATTCAACAAGAATAATACAGCCCAACTAGTCAAGTGGTTCTCAAACTTTCG